A single Thiohalobacter thiocyanaticus DNA region contains:
- a CDS encoding glycosyltransferase family 4 protein, with protein MTEIPANHLLILVAAMVISMTLIPVMVRLAPVLGMVDKPDPRKVHSVPIPRVGGVGIVIGSLVPLLVWLPVDTLMASYLAGALILLLFGAWDDAKELGHYVKFIGQFAAVLGVVYWGDLYVTQLPLLGPDAMSESMGRVFTVIAMVGMINAMNHSDGLDGLAGGESLISLLAIIYLAYQAGGDPAVIIAVATIGGVFGFLRFNSHPARVFMGDGGSQFLGFTLAFLAVYLMTRVNPALSPALPLLFLGLPIVDILAVFAQRIYHGMNWFRATKNHIHHRLLELGFEHHESVITIYAIQALLVLLAVVLPYEHDLLIIGIYVGVSVAVFAGLIVAERSGWRKSRERLLFPAVKAFGVIRKQPQFLQALTGLVMAVIALYALVVAFVVEQVPLQFGYILVVLAGLLLARLLAGFRLWFLFLRLTLFLSMAALVYLVNLYPQPWFAEVSRFFDYAVFAVLILAIAAGMRFAENSRFDVSPLDFLVILMLLVAGIFPQQIGLSEMLLRLIIEFVVLFYAVEWVLKHMRSRWNLMTLGVLGSLVVLSGRFVVG; from the coding sequence TTGACTGAGATTCCTGCCAATCACCTGTTGATACTGGTCGCGGCCATGGTCATCAGCATGACGCTGATCCCGGTCATGGTCCGGCTGGCGCCCGTGCTGGGCATGGTCGACAAGCCGGATCCGCGCAAGGTGCATTCCGTTCCCATCCCGCGGGTGGGCGGAGTCGGGATCGTTATCGGCAGTCTGGTGCCGCTGTTGGTGTGGCTGCCTGTCGACACTCTGATGGCGAGCTATCTTGCGGGGGCGCTGATCCTGCTCCTGTTCGGGGCCTGGGACGATGCCAAAGAGCTGGGCCACTATGTGAAGTTCATCGGCCAGTTCGCGGCGGTGCTCGGCGTGGTCTACTGGGGCGATCTGTATGTCACCCAGCTGCCGCTGCTGGGGCCGGATGCCATGTCGGAATCCATGGGCCGGGTGTTCACCGTCATCGCCATGGTGGGCATGATCAACGCCATGAACCACTCCGACGGCCTGGACGGGCTGGCCGGGGGCGAATCGCTGATCAGCCTGCTGGCGATCATCTATCTGGCCTATCAGGCCGGCGGCGATCCGGCGGTGATCATTGCGGTGGCCACCATCGGTGGGGTGTTTGGCTTTCTGCGCTTCAACTCGCATCCGGCGCGGGTATTCATGGGCGACGGCGGCAGTCAGTTCCTGGGCTTCACCCTGGCCTTTCTGGCGGTATACCTGATGACCCGGGTCAATCCGGCACTGAGCCCGGCCCTGCCGCTGCTGTTTCTCGGGCTGCCTATCGTCGACATCCTGGCGGTGTTCGCCCAGCGCATCTACCACGGCATGAACTGGTTCCGCGCCACCAAGAACCATATTCATCACCGGCTGCTGGAACTGGGCTTCGAGCATCACGAATCCGTGATCACCATCTATGCCATCCAGGCGTTGCTGGTGCTGCTTGCGGTGGTGCTGCCCTACGAGCATGACCTGCTCATCATCGGGATCTACGTCGGAGTTTCCGTAGCGGTCTTCGCCGGGCTGATCGTTGCGGAACGCAGCGGCTGGCGGAAGAGCCGGGAACGGCTGCTGTTCCCGGCGGTGAAGGCTTTCGGTGTGATCCGCAAGCAGCCCCAGTTCCTGCAGGCGCTGACCGGCCTGGTGATGGCGGTGATCGCCCTGTATGCGCTGGTGGTCGCCTTTGTGGTGGAACAGGTGCCGCTGCAGTTCGGCTATATTCTTGTCGTGCTCGCCGGCCTCCTGCTCGCCCGGCTGCTGGCGGGCTTCCGCCTGTGGTTTCTGTTCCTGCGCCTGACGCTGTTCCTGTCCATGGCGGCGCTGGTGTATCTGGTCAACCTGTATCCGCAGCCCTGGTTCGCAGAGGTATCCCGCTTTTTCGATTATGCGGTGTTTGCGGTGTTGATCCTGGCGATTGCTGCGGGCATGCGGTTCGCGGAGAATTCCCGCTTCGATGTCAGTCCGCTGGATTTTCTGGTCATCCTGATGTTGCTGGTGGCAGGGATCTTCCCGCAGCAGATCGGGTTGAGCGAGATGCTGCTGCGGCTGATCATTGAGTTCGTGGTGTTGTTCTATGCGGTGGAGTGGGTGCTCAAGCACATGCGCAGCCGGTGGAACCTGATGACGCTGGGGGTGCTGGGGAGTCTGGTGGTGTTGTCGGGGCGGTTTGTGGTGGGGTGA
- the gmd gene encoding GDP-mannose 4,6-dehydratase yields the protein MSKVALITGITGQDGAYLAEFLLEKGYEVHGLKRRASSFNTDRIDHLYQDPHVSDRHFILHYGDLTDSTNLIRIIQQVQPDEIYNLAAQSHVAVSFETPEYTANADALGTLRLLEAIRILGLEKKTKFYQASTSELFGKVQEIPQKETTPFYPRSPYAVAKLYAYWICVNYREAYGIYACNGILFNHESPIRGETFVTRKITRAIARIKLGLQDKLYLGNLDAKRDWGHAKDYVRMQWLMLQQDEPDDYCIATGVQYSVRDFVNAACSEVGIQLDWQGEGVDEKGIDRKSGQVLVEVDPRYFRPTEVETLLGDPSKAKQQLGWVPEISFDEMVAEMVREDIKIAERDELCKREGYKTFDYNE from the coding sequence ATGAGTAAAGTTGCATTGATCACCGGCATCACGGGCCAGGACGGCGCCTATCTGGCGGAGTTCCTGCTGGAGAAGGGCTATGAAGTGCACGGCCTCAAGCGCCGGGCCTCGTCGTTCAATACCGACCGCATCGATCACCTGTACCAGGATCCGCATGTCAGCGACCGACATTTCATACTGCACTATGGCGATCTGACCGATTCCACCAACCTGATCCGCATCATCCAGCAGGTGCAGCCGGACGAGATCTACAACCTGGCCGCGCAGAGCCATGTGGCGGTCTCCTTCGAGACGCCGGAGTACACCGCCAATGCCGATGCGCTTGGCACCCTGCGGCTGCTGGAGGCGATCCGCATCCTGGGACTGGAGAAGAAGACCAAATTCTATCAGGCCTCGACCAGCGAGCTGTTCGGCAAGGTGCAGGAGATACCGCAGAAGGAGACCACGCCCTTCTATCCGCGCAGCCCCTATGCCGTGGCCAAGCTCTATGCCTACTGGATCTGCGTCAACTACCGGGAGGCCTACGGCATCTATGCCTGCAACGGTATCCTGTTCAACCACGAATCCCCCATTCGCGGCGAGACCTTCGTCACCCGCAAGATCACCCGCGCCATCGCCCGCATCAAGCTCGGGCTGCAGGACAAGCTGTACCTGGGCAACCTGGACGCCAAGCGCGACTGGGGGCATGCAAAGGACTATGTGCGTATGCAGTGGCTGATGCTGCAGCAGGATGAGCCGGACGATTACTGCATCGCCACCGGGGTGCAGTACTCGGTGCGTGATTTCGTCAACGCCGCCTGCAGCGAGGTCGGCATCCAGTTGGACTGGCAGGGCGAGGGCGTGGACGAGAAGGGCATCGACCGCAAGAGCGGGCAGGTGCTGGTTGAGGTCGACCCGCGCTACTTCCGGCCCACCGAGGTGGAGACCCTGCTGGGCGATCCGTCCAAGGCCAAGCAACAGCTGGGCTGGGTGCCGGAGATCAGCTTCGACGAGATGGTTGCGGAGATGGTGCGCGAGGACATCAAGATCGCCGAGCGTGATGAACTGTGCAAGCGTGAGGGCTACAAGACGTTCGATTACAACGAGTGA
- the fcl gene encoding GDP-L-fucose synthase codes for MNKNAIIYVAGHRGLVGGAIVRQLEKAGYTNLVTRTSRELDLRDQAQVNEFFEAEQPEYVFLAAAKVGGILANDSYPAEFLYDNLMLEANVIHAAYKNGVKKLLFLGSTCIYPKHAPQPMPEDSLLTGPLEPTNEWYAVAKIAGIKLCQAYRRQYGCSFISAMPTNLYGIGDNFDLEKSHVMPALIRKMHEAKQAGAPSVKIWGTGTPLREFLFVDDCADACLFLMQNYDDAGIVNIGVGEDISIADLARLVAGVVGYAGELVFDTSKPDGTPRKLVDTSRINALGWRPTVSLEAGIRLTYDWYREQLDAAGVRGVG; via the coding sequence ATGAATAAAAACGCAATAATCTATGTGGCTGGCCACCGCGGCCTGGTTGGCGGCGCCATCGTCCGGCAGCTGGAGAAGGCGGGATATACGAACCTGGTCACGCGCACCAGCCGCGAGCTGGATCTGCGCGACCAGGCGCAGGTGAATGAATTCTTCGAGGCGGAGCAGCCGGAGTACGTGTTCCTGGCGGCGGCCAAGGTGGGCGGGATTCTGGCCAACGACAGTTACCCGGCCGAGTTCCTGTATGACAACCTGATGCTGGAGGCCAATGTCATCCACGCCGCGTATAAGAATGGGGTGAAGAAGCTGCTGTTCCTGGGCAGTACCTGCATCTACCCCAAGCACGCGCCCCAGCCGATGCCGGAGGACAGCCTGCTCACCGGGCCGCTGGAGCCGACCAACGAATGGTACGCGGTGGCCAAAATCGCCGGCATCAAGCTGTGCCAGGCCTACCGGCGCCAATACGGCTGCAGCTTCATTTCGGCCATGCCGACCAACCTGTACGGCATCGGCGACAACTTCGATCTGGAGAAATCCCACGTCATGCCGGCGCTGATCCGCAAGATGCACGAGGCGAAGCAGGCCGGGGCGCCGAGCGTGAAGATCTGGGGTACGGGCACGCCGCTGCGCGAGTTCCTGTTCGTCGACGACTGTGCCGATGCCTGCCTGTTCCTGATGCAGAATTACGACGACGCAGGCATCGTCAATATCGGCGTGGGCGAGGATATCTCCATCGCCGACCTGGCCCGGCTGGTGGCCGGGGTGGTGGGCTATGCGGGCGAACTGGTGTTCGACACCAGTAAACCTGACGGCACGCCGCGCAAGCTGGTGGATACCTCGCGGATCAATGCCCTGGGCTGGCGGCCGACGGTTTCCCTGGAGGCGGGAATCCGGTTAACCTACGATTGGTACCGCGAGCAGCTGGATGCTGCCGGGGTGCGGGGGGTTGGATAA
- a CDS encoding tetratricopeptide repeat protein: protein MNLKKTTLVVVLAAVLGACGGAEERKQAYLERGKAYLEEENFDKARVEIKNVLQIDPKHAEAYLLMGRIMEEEQAWAKAYGNYKKAVDLDPSLLDARMRLGQFMLLQANASRAREEVEAEEEAIAVVREQLAAIRENNPDHQGVVILEAALQSREGDAEASISTLKKYFDRYPDKTEVAVLLARSYMGVEQFDDAQQVLERAVSTAPDDPALRVRLARAYARGDKSEQAINSMHEAIRLQPDALEPRITLATYLAQLDRHEEAEKILRETIAADPEDPDRYLVMADFIHRWKSFDQAVDELQQAIRELPEAEGIRFALARLYASENHTEEQKQVLGDIADKWGDEPPGLTARVALAEIAASEGDVDTTRKLVSEVLEHNPGDNGALMLKGRLALMDRNYTDAITALRTVVKDQPDNAKAITLLAEAHLQNGEIELAGDNMRRAVEAAPDDLDVRLLYANYLMQRREVDAAEEQVDAALRISPDDARALIAKSNILAARNDPEQLKKAIMDIKEAAPDSPEGYFRMARVYRALGELEAAHAEYEKALDLAEGYGAAMLLGDMVALELQMGMIDSAEGRVQSVLSADPEHRTAHGLMAAVRIAQKRYEDAEQEYLAQIEITPDVAQPYSRLAAIRLAQDDQAGAIEAYRMGVDRLPGSPALLVPLAGVHERQGNYDRAIELYEQVLESNPDNAIATNNLAALLSDRRTDQASLDRALELADKFRDAEQAVFLDTLGWVHYRRGEYEQAVEILSRVVEQSPDIAIFHYHLGMAHHGAGNAALAREHLQQAVDAGGDFAGIEEARKVLEGL, encoded by the coding sequence ATGAATCTCAAGAAAACGACACTGGTGGTGGTGCTGGCTGCGGTCCTCGGGGCCTGCGGCGGCGCGGAGGAGCGCAAGCAGGCCTATCTGGAACGCGGCAAGGCCTACCTGGAGGAGGAGAACTTCGACAAGGCCCGGGTGGAGATCAAGAACGTGCTGCAGATCGATCCCAAGCATGCCGAAGCCTATCTGCTGATGGGTCGGATCATGGAGGAGGAGCAGGCGTGGGCCAAGGCATACGGCAATTATAAGAAAGCGGTTGATCTCGATCCTTCGCTGCTCGATGCGCGTATGAGGCTTGGTCAGTTCATGCTGCTTCAGGCAAATGCATCCAGGGCCCGTGAAGAAGTCGAGGCGGAGGAAGAGGCTATAGCGGTAGTTCGGGAGCAATTGGCTGCGATCCGCGAAAACAACCCGGACCATCAGGGTGTTGTCATACTGGAAGCTGCTCTGCAGTCACGCGAGGGTGATGCTGAAGCGTCTATCTCTACCCTCAAAAAATATTTTGACCGATATCCTGATAAGACCGAGGTTGCTGTATTGCTTGCTCGCTCCTATATGGGGGTAGAGCAATTCGATGATGCACAACAGGTGCTCGAGCGGGCTGTCAGTACCGCCCCCGATGATCCGGCTCTGAGGGTAAGGCTGGCCCGTGCCTATGCCCGCGGGGATAAGTCGGAGCAGGCGATAAACAGCATGCATGAGGCCATCCGGTTGCAGCCTGATGCGCTGGAGCCTCGAATTACACTGGCGACTTATCTGGCTCAGCTGGATCGGCATGAAGAGGCTGAAAAGATTCTTCGTGAAACCATTGCCGCAGATCCGGAGGATCCTGATCGCTACCTGGTCATGGCTGATTTTATCCACCGCTGGAAATCGTTTGATCAAGCAGTGGACGAGCTACAACAGGCTATCCGTGAGTTGCCGGAAGCCGAAGGGATTCGCTTTGCGCTGGCCAGACTGTATGCCAGTGAAAATCACACGGAAGAACAGAAGCAGGTGCTTGGAGATATTGCCGACAAGTGGGGCGATGAGCCGCCTGGATTGACAGCCAGAGTGGCATTGGCTGAGATCGCTGCTTCTGAAGGAGATGTGGATACAACGCGGAAGCTTGTGTCCGAGGTGCTTGAGCATAACCCTGGTGATAATGGGGCTCTTATGCTCAAGGGCAGGCTTGCGTTGATGGATAGGAATTATACTGATGCAATTACCGCCTTGCGTACTGTTGTTAAAGATCAACCGGACAACGCCAAAGCCATAACCCTCCTGGCTGAGGCCCACCTGCAGAATGGTGAGATCGAGCTGGCTGGTGACAACATGCGTCGTGCCGTTGAGGCTGCGCCTGATGATCTGGATGTCCGGTTGCTTTATGCAAACTATCTCATGCAGCGTCGTGAGGTTGATGCGGCGGAGGAGCAGGTGGATGCGGCCCTGAGAATCTCTCCCGACGATGCGAGAGCATTGATTGCCAAGAGCAATATACTGGCTGCCCGGAATGATCCTGAGCAGTTGAAGAAAGCTATTATGGATATTAAGGAAGCCGCCCCTGATAGTCCGGAAGGATACTTCCGCATGGCACGGGTATACCGCGCATTGGGCGAGCTTGAAGCCGCTCATGCTGAATATGAAAAAGCGCTTGATCTTGCCGAGGGGTATGGCGCCGCCATGCTGCTTGGCGATATGGTTGCCCTGGAGTTACAGATGGGCATGATTGATTCTGCAGAGGGGCGTGTGCAGTCCGTGTTGAGTGCTGATCCTGAGCATAGGACGGCACATGGGCTGATGGCCGCTGTACGAATTGCCCAGAAGCGGTATGAGGATGCCGAGCAGGAATACCTGGCTCAGATCGAGATAACTCCTGACGTGGCTCAACCATACAGCCGGCTGGCCGCGATCAGGCTGGCCCAGGACGATCAGGCGGGTGCCATTGAAGCTTACCGCATGGGGGTTGACCGGCTGCCGGGTTCTCCCGCGCTCCTGGTGCCTTTGGCAGGAGTGCACGAGCGCCAGGGTAATTACGACCGCGCCATCGAGCTCTACGAGCAGGTACTGGAGAGCAATCCCGACAACGCAATCGCCACCAACAACCTGGCCGCTTTGCTGTCCGATCGCCGCACCGATCAGGCCAGCCTGGACCGTGCCCTGGAACTGGCCGACAAGTTCAGGGATGCCGAGCAGGCCGTGTTCCTGGATACCCTGGGTTGGGTGCATTACCGCCGCGGCGAGTATGAGCAGGCGGTCGAGATCCTCAGCCGGGTGGTGGAGCAATCGCCCGATATCGCCATCTTCCACTATCACCTGGGCATGGCGCACCATGGCGCCGGCAATGCCGCCCTGGCCCGCGAGCACCTGCAGCAGGCGGTGGATGCGGGCGGCGACTTCGCCGGTATCGAGGAGGCCAGGAAGGTGCTGGAAGGGCTGTAG
- the prsK gene encoding XrtA/PEP-CTERM system histidine kinase PrsK has product MLTVGLVSYAAGTLAALVLALVLLTGKAGGVRKHLLMFAAAASALWMGISAAHSAGHAHFYATLITELLRDFAWLIFLGGVLTALITDRARARRRFRNLAMLSGGYLLLVASATTYRFAGGEVFHIGFGMDWLLAGYLVVPIGGLVLIEQVFRNTRVDARRGIKYLCIGTGSLFAYDFYLYSNALLFQGIDPNLWQARGLINAVAIPVVAVAVLRDPRWSVDIFVSRRIVFHTAALLGAGVYLLAMGVGGYYVRNFGGTWGAVGQVIFFFGAIVVLAVLFLSGPVRASLRVFINKHFFHYKYDYRDEWLRFIATLSQREADEALEPRVVQAIAEIISSPAGVLWWRRDGAFRPVASWHAEYAGLPAVQAEDSLPRFLDDQEWVINLEEYRKDPGFYTNLYLPDWMLAFPRAWLITPLILHDELLGFVLLARPHGQHQFNWEDCDLLKTVGREAASHLAQYEASRALAEARQFETYNRLSTYVIHDLKNLIGQLSLLVTNAEKHKHNPAFMEDAIQTVDNSVTKMNRLLAHLRSGDAAEQQREQVDLCPLLEEVAITMANGHPAPSVDCQARGIHVSANRERLGAVIGHVVRNAQDATPPDGKVIIRLFKHNDMAVIEVQDTGAGMDEAFIREHLFKPFETTKGQAGMGVGAHETRDFIRNLGGEVEVISRVGEGTSFRMRVPISEEVRNRIELQLIDNNRTPNDGRIQEASGR; this is encoded by the coding sequence ATGCTGACAGTCGGTCTGGTGAGTTACGCCGCCGGCACCTTGGCGGCGCTGGTGCTTGCGCTGGTGCTGCTCACCGGCAAGGCGGGCGGTGTGCGCAAGCATCTGCTCATGTTCGCCGCGGCGGCCAGTGCCCTGTGGATGGGTATATCCGCCGCCCACAGCGCCGGCCATGCCCACTTCTACGCCACGCTGATCACGGAACTGCTGCGTGACTTTGCCTGGCTGATCTTTCTCGGCGGGGTACTCACCGCTCTCATCACCGACCGCGCGCGCGCGCGGCGCCGCTTCCGCAATCTCGCCATGCTCTCGGGCGGTTACCTGCTGCTGGTTGCCAGCGCGACGACCTATCGCTTCGCCGGCGGTGAGGTGTTCCACATCGGGTTCGGCATGGACTGGCTGCTGGCCGGCTACCTGGTCGTGCCCATCGGCGGGCTGGTGCTGATCGAGCAGGTGTTCCGCAATACCCGGGTGGATGCGCGCCGGGGCATCAAGTATCTGTGCATCGGCACCGGCAGTCTGTTCGCCTACGATTTCTATCTCTACTCCAACGCCCTGCTGTTCCAGGGCATCGATCCCAACCTGTGGCAGGCGCGCGGCCTGATCAATGCCGTGGCCATCCCGGTGGTGGCAGTGGCGGTACTGCGCGATCCACGCTGGTCGGTGGATATCTTCGTCTCCCGCCGCATCGTCTTCCATACCGCCGCCCTGCTCGGCGCCGGGGTGTACCTGCTGGCGATGGGCGTGGGCGGCTACTATGTGCGCAACTTCGGCGGCACCTGGGGCGCGGTCGGGCAGGTGATCTTCTTCTTCGGTGCCATCGTGGTGCTGGCGGTGCTGTTCCTGTCCGGGCCGGTGCGCGCCAGCCTGCGGGTGTTCATCAACAAGCACTTCTTCCACTACAAGTACGATTACCGCGACGAGTGGCTGCGCTTCATTGCCACCCTGTCGCAGCGCGAGGCCGACGAAGCGCTGGAGCCGCGGGTGGTGCAGGCCATCGCCGAGATCATCTCCAGTCCCGCCGGTGTGCTCTGGTGGCGGCGCGACGGCGCTTTCCGCCCCGTTGCCAGCTGGCATGCCGAGTACGCCGGCCTGCCGGCGGTGCAGGCAGAGGACTCGCTGCCGCGGTTTCTGGACGACCAGGAATGGGTGATCAATCTCGAGGAGTACCGCAAGGATCCGGGCTTCTATACCAACCTGTACCTGCCCGACTGGATGCTGGCGTTTCCGCGCGCCTGGCTGATCACGCCCCTGATCCTGCACGATGAACTGCTGGGCTTTGTCCTGCTGGCGCGGCCGCACGGTCAGCACCAGTTCAACTGGGAGGACTGCGATCTGCTCAAGACCGTCGGTCGCGAAGCCGCCAGTCACCTGGCCCAGTACGAGGCCTCGCGTGCGCTGGCCGAGGCGCGCCAGTTCGAGACCTACAACCGTCTGTCCACCTATGTCATCCACGACCTGAAGAACCTCATCGGTCAGCTTTCCCTGCTGGTGACCAATGCCGAGAAGCACAAGCACAACCCGGCCTTCATGGAGGATGCCATCCAGACGGTCGACAATTCGGTGACCAAGATGAACCGCCTGCTCGCGCACCTGCGCAGCGGCGATGCCGCCGAGCAGCAGCGCGAGCAGGTGGACCTGTGTCCGCTGCTGGAGGAGGTAGCCATCACCATGGCCAATGGCCACCCCGCGCCTTCCGTGGACTGCCAGGCGCGCGGCATTCATGTGAGCGCCAACCGCGAGCGCCTGGGGGCGGTGATCGGCCATGTAGTGCGCAATGCCCAGGATGCCACCCCGCCCGACGGCAAGGTGATCATTCGCCTGTTCAAGCACAACGATATGGCCGTGATCGAAGTGCAGGACACCGGTGCCGGTATGGATGAGGCCTTCATCCGCGAGCATCTGTTCAAGCCCTTCGAGACCACCAAGGGTCAGGCCGGCATGGGGGTGGGGGCGCATGAGACGCGCGACTTCATCCGCAACCTCGGCGGCGAGGTGGAGGTGATCAGCCGGGTGGGGGAAGGCACCTCATTCCGCATGCGGGTGCCGATTAGCGAAGAAGTCAGGAATCGTATAGAGTTGCAACTTATAGATAATAACAGGACGCCGAATGACGGACGAATCCAAGAAGCTTCTGGTCGTTGA
- the prsR gene encoding PEP-CTERM-box response regulator transcription factor: MTDESKKLLVVEDDPGLQTQLKWCFDGYEVIIAGDREAALTELKKHPFPVMTLDLGLPPDNGGTSEGFATLEQVLNDYPETKVIVVTGNNERENALRAVGLGAYDFFYKPIDSDLLGFIVNRAYRLHELEEENTRLHTRRPESPLEGVLTGSEEMMQVCRTVEKVAPADVSVLVLGDSGTGKELMARSLHGLSRRNEGPFIAINCAAIPENLLESELFGYEKGAFTGAVKTTPGKIETAHGGTLFLDEVGDLPMPLQAKLLRFLQERTIERVGGRKEIPVDVRVVCATHKDLQQLIRDGDFREDLYYRISEISIRIPPLRERVGDVLLLARAFLERFSEQHGNKIKSFSKDAIAALEGYHWPGNVRELENRVKRAVIMAEGKQITARDLELGGDHANDDQSFDLREIREQAEKQAILRAMNHCGGKISQAAELLGVSRPTMYDLLKKYNLKS, from the coding sequence ATGACGGACGAATCCAAGAAGCTTCTGGTCGTTGAGGACGACCCCGGCCTCCAGACTCAGCTCAAATGGTGTTTCGACGGTTATGAAGTCATTATCGCGGGCGACCGCGAGGCCGCCCTGACCGAGTTGAAGAAACACCCCTTCCCCGTGATGACCCTGGACCTGGGACTGCCGCCGGACAACGGCGGTACCAGCGAAGGCTTCGCCACCCTGGAGCAGGTGCTCAACGACTACCCCGAGACCAAGGTGATCGTGGTCACCGGCAACAACGAGCGCGAGAACGCGCTGCGCGCGGTCGGCCTGGGCGCCTACGACTTCTTCTACAAGCCCATCGACTCCGATCTGCTCGGCTTCATCGTCAACCGCGCCTACCGCCTGCACGAACTGGAGGAGGAGAACACCCGCCTGCACACCCGCCGGCCCGAATCGCCGCTGGAAGGCGTGCTGACCGGCAGCGAGGAGATGATGCAGGTCTGCCGCACGGTGGAGAAGGTCGCCCCGGCCGATGTCTCCGTGCTGGTGCTGGGCGACTCCGGCACCGGCAAGGAACTGATGGCGCGTTCACTGCACGGCCTGAGCCGGCGCAACGAAGGCCCCTTCATCGCCATCAACTGCGCCGCCATCCCCGAGAACCTGCTCGAGAGCGAATTGTTCGGTTACGAGAAGGGGGCCTTCACCGGCGCGGTCAAGACCACGCCCGGCAAGATCGAGACCGCTCACGGCGGCACCCTGTTCCTGGACGAGGTCGGCGACCTGCCCATGCCGCTGCAGGCCAAGCTGCTGCGCTTCCTGCAGGAACGCACCATCGAGCGGGTCGGCGGGCGCAAGGAGATCCCCGTCGATGTGCGTGTGGTCTGCGCCACCCACAAGGACCTGCAGCAGCTGATCCGCGACGGCGACTTCCGCGAGGATCTGTACTACCGCATCAGCGAAATCAGTATCCGCATCCCGCCGCTGCGCGAGCGTGTCGGCGACGTGCTGCTGCTGGCGCGCGCCTTCCTGGAACGCTTCAGCGAGCAGCACGGCAACAAGATCAAGAGCTTCAGTAAGGATGCCATCGCCGCGCTGGAAGGTTATCACTGGCCCGGCAATGTCCGTGAACTGGAAAACCGCGTCAAGCGCGCCGTGATCATGGCCGAGGGCAAGCAGATCACCGCCCGCGACCTCGAGCTCGGCGGCGACCACGCCAACGACGATCAGAGCTTCGACCTGCGCGAGATCCGCGAACAGGCCGAGAAGCAGGCCATCCTGCGCGCCATGAACCACTGCGGCGGCAAGATCTCCCAGGCCGCCGAACTGCTCGGTGTGAGCCGGCCGACCATGTATGACCTGTTGAAGAAATATAATCTGAAGTCGTGA
- a CDS encoding GIY-YIG nuclease family protein — protein MKRQPCVYILASKRNGTLYTGVTSDIVKRVWEHRTHAVEGFTRKYGVTMLVWYEWHGNMDSAICREKAIKKWRRAWKLRAIEKMNPQWRDLYSDLL, from the coding sequence ATGAAAAGGCAGCCGTGCGTTTATATCCTCGCCAGTAAAAGAAATGGAACCCTTTACACAGGTGTAACCTCAGATATCGTGAAGCGTGTCTGGGAGCACAGAACTCATGCGGTTGAAGGGTTTACACGAAAATACGGTGTCACCATGCTCGTATGGTATGAGTGGCATGGAAACATGGATTCGGCAATTTGCCGGGAAAAGGCGATAAAGAAGTGGAGGCGTGCCTGGAAACTGCGGGCGATTGAAAAAATGAATCCGCAGTGGCGGGATCTGTATTCAGATCTGTTGTGA